One Scyliorhinus canicula chromosome 12, sScyCan1.1, whole genome shotgun sequence genomic region harbors:
- the rfx7a gene encoding DNA-binding protein RFX7 isoform X2: MAEEQPEPEQQLHKQEGTGALPSLLPGMAESEASALQQKLKNSICKTVQSKVDCILQEVMKFTDLEKLYLYLQLPSGPSNGIKSNPSSLSSSRTQQMHAFNWIRNNLEDHPDTSLPKQEVYDEYKGYCDNLGYNSLSAADFGKIMKNVFPNMKARRLGTRGKSKYCFSGLRKKAFVHMPSLPSLDFHKTGEGPELVYDCPRIKYKSEGSHSVCHLQSIDEEVRSAACSLVCEWAQKVLIRKFDSVVDLARFLVTSHYIGTKSVAALSLMAGAPSGAKQPSAFMPMTESNSFQPQVKTLLSPSVDAKQQLQRKIQQNTLKKQQEQKLQSPLPGDQQAKKVEGATGTTLGGVTAIPNGSPALLSPQPTIGIVVATVPSPIQMQRSTQMMTSPSPLGSSESKVLPLNVHVVAQHMQSVKQQQKTVQNVPASPHNDRTRPRYHQILPKPASTSTLTLSSPTTVLLASSPIKTVVSGTPHASPLNMVKMTTISLPPNTGASPKPTSANNNIGIADKLKTLRVGSTSCLPAAGSKTRSATSTPTAEVVKSEHEAISGDEKQIQCQENSSHLKDPRRTVGSSPCGQKINSEAIMKMKMSNGKAANEKTAKVCNGQKTEGKKTKNEGKFLHNENLAISVVGNNQNAFSVSSTSNFTCTSINSKSITNTARSHKDSGMCPKSPRKRSPSNSAFEPQVPPVKKAMLLEHAVGSAEHQKASRGTAVMTSPKLSAALPVQSENAPAVTQAPSKITVKLNTMGITRILANPSSDIQVVTLDCPLTTDEQTFQENKTTNLEMSSFSLQGNTNTKLTTNHTDLQHIKKNHQCFPTTEGHQVLNANVIGNSGTIDFHVYDWEPVQCNGLDQQSYDQQMQAQSQLQSSTSVQLQGLNQAQSSNQLVLQDSLLELTPSGTQNNENYFPFDEDLTQDSIVEELVLFEEQMSMSGYGTGLGIPTHSHSTIGHGTVLSSHQAGQFYHPVHSSGTPTPTPTPTPTPNPTPTSEMIGSQTCSSPSSRMAQTTPVDSALGSSRHTPVGTPHSNCSSSVPPSPVECRNPFAFTPISSSMAYQDSSVISSSPVKPMQRPMATHPDKTKIEWMNNGYNTGVGNSAVSSSGVGILPSYQELAEDHFRKPHAFAVPGQTMQSYHHNTMQLQSRHHDAQLGRLTPVSPVQHQVTSMANGSKQEGFAVPAPLDNKGIHSLISNFRCRSVSPAVHRQRNLSGSTLTPVMNLPRTSLASFGNLVTPEIHNTFANNISNNSANSMAQRSQSVPLSVMMQTPFPSYQKQTNTKKITNVLLSKLDSDSDDAVRGLGINNLPSNYTARMNLTQILETTSSCASANQQPMINSSSSIFEFQKPSYLLKHTNNDQLGYISEDNQAQTEAREQSLDFNNTVKDFLAEDSLQPSQQMVGQVSSDLNVASDFSSDLRLSTELSGSINDLSTLDTNLLFDPSKQQGQDVDATLEELNDEAVFQQICNESMNSMQSSGFDWMESKDHPTVEMLG, translated from the exons CAAGAAGTGATGAAGTTTACAGATCTAGAAAAACTCTACCTCTACCTTCAGTTGCCTTCTGGTCCTAGCAATGGAATCAAAAG TAATCCAAGTTCTTTGTCATCCAGTCGTACCCAGCAAATGCATGCTTTTAACTGGATCCGAAATAATTTGGAGGACCACCCAGATACTTCACTGCCCAAACAAGAAGTCTACGATGAATACAA AGGCTATTGTGACAATCTTGGTTATAACTCTTTAAGTGCAGCTGACTTTGGGAAGATTATGAAGAATGTCTTCCCAAACATGAAAGCCCGACGCCTAGGCACAAGAGGCAAATCaaa ATATTGCTTTAGTGGTCTGAGGAAAAAAGCTTTTGTTCACATGCCATCGTTACCGAGTCTGGATTTTCACAAAACCGGAGAAGGG CCGGAGTTGGTATATGACTGTCCCAGGATCAAGTACAAG TCTGAAGGATCGCACTCTGTATGCCACCTGCAGAGTATTGATGAAGAGGTCAGGTCTGCAGCTTGCAGTCTGGTATGTGAGTGGGCCCAGAAAGTATTAATCCGAAAATTTGATTCAGTGGTCGATCTAGCTCGCTTCCTTGTTACTAGTCACTATATTGGCACTAAGTCTGTTGCTGCGTTGTCGTTGATGGCAGGTGCACCTTCAG GAGCAAAACAGCCTTCTGCTTTTATGCCCATGACTGAAAGCAATTCCTTTCAGCCTCAAGTGAAGACTTTGCTTTCCCCATCAGTCGATGCCAAGCAACAGTTACAACGTAAAATTCAACAGAATACACTGAAGAAACAACAAGAGCAGAAACTCCAATCTCCACTACCAGGGGATCAACAAGCAAAGAAAGTGGAAGGTGCCACAGGTACCACTCTCGGGGGAGTGACCGCCATCCCCAATGGAAGCCCTGCtctgctttctcctcaacctacCATTGGCATTGTGGTGGCAACTGTCCCCAGCCCTATCCAA atgcagagaagcacacagatgATGACGTCACCAAGTCCATTAGGATCATCGGAGAGCAAGGTCCTTCCTTTGAACGTTCATGTTGTTGCGCAACACATGCAGTCAGTCAAACAGCAACAGAAGACTGTCCAGAATGTTCCTGCCAGTCCACATAATGATCGCACAAGACCTCGCTATCATCAAATCTTACCTAAACCAGCCTCAACCAGCACGCTTACCCTCAGCTCCCCAACTACGGTACTTTTGGCCAGTAGTCCAATTAAAACTGTTGTTTCTGGAACACCCCACGCAAGCCCCCTGAATATGGTGAAGATGACAACAATATCTCTCCCTCCTAACACTGGTGCATCTCCCAAACCTACATCAGCAAATAACAACATTGGGATAGCAGACAAATTGAAAACATTGAGAGTAGGCTCAACTTCTTGCCTTCCTGCTGCAGGATCCAAAACACGTAGTGCCACATCTACACCTACTGCTGAGGTTGTTAAATCTGAACATGAGGCAATATCAGGTGATGAAAAGCAGATTCAGTGCCAAGAGAATTCAAGTCACTTAAAGGATCCAAGAAGGACAGTTGGTTCCTCTCCATGCGGACAGAAAATTAATAGTGAAGCTATCATGAAAATGAAGATGTCAAATGGAAAAGCAGCTAATGAGAAGACAGCAAAAGTCTGTAATGGTCAGAAAACTGAAGGAAAAAAGACCAAAAACGAAGGCAAGTTTCTGCATAATGAAAATCTGGCCATTTCAGTTGTGGGAAATAATCAAAATGCTTTTTCTGTTTCCTCCACTTCAAATTTCACTTGTACCAGCATTAATTCAAAATCCATTACTAATACTGCCAGGTCTCATAAAGACAGTGGGATGTGCCCAAAAAGCCCAAGAAAACGCTCTCCCTCTAATTCTGCATTTGAACCACAGGTGCCTCCTGTGAAGAAAGCTATGCTTTTAGAACATGCTGTCGGTAGTGCAGAACACCAGAAGGCCAGTCGTGGCACTGCAGTAATGACATCTCCAAAACTATCTGCAGCTTTACCAGTACAAAGTGAAAACGCACCAGCAGTGACTCAGGCACCCAGTAAAATTACTGTTAAACTGAATACAATGGGAATAACTCGCATATTAGCAAACCCTTCATCCGATATTCAAGTTGTAACCTTAGATTGCCCTCTGACTACTGATGAACAAACCTTTCAGGAAAACAAAACTACAAATTTGGAAATGAGTTCATTCAGTTTGCAAGGAAACACAAATACAAAGCTGACCACCAACCATACAGACCTGCAGCATATCAAAAAGAATCACCAGTGTTTTCCAACTACTGAAGGACATCAGGTTCTAAATGCTAATGTGATCGGGAATTCGGGAACCATTGATTTTCACGTGTATGATTGGGAGCCTGTACAATGTAATGGCTTGGATCAACAGTCTTATGATCAGCAAATGCAGGCTCAAAGCCAGCTGCAGAGTTCTACTTCAGTTCAGCTGCAAGGCCTAAATCAAGCACAGTCATCAAACCAGTTAGTTCTGCAGGATAGTTTGTTGGAGCTCACACCTTCAGGTACACAAAACAATGAAAACTACTTTCCGTTTGATGAAGATCTCACACAGGACAGTATTGTCGAAGAATTAGTATTATTTGAAGAGCAAATGTCTATGAGTGGCTATGGAACTGGTTTGGGAATACCTACTCATAGCCATTCCACAATAGGTCACGGTACAGTGCTGTCATCTCATCAGGCTGGACAATTCTATCATCCAGTCCATAGCAGTggcacaccaacaccaacaccaacacctacCCCGACACCCAATCCAACACCTACATCAGAAATGATTGGCTCTCAAACTTGTTCAAGTCCAAGCTCCAGAATGGCTCAAACAACGCCAGTAGATAGTGCACTTGGCAGCAGCAGACATACACCAGTCGGCACTCCTCATTCGAACTGTAGTAGTAGTGTGCCTCCAAGCCCTGTTGAATGCAGGAATCCATTTGCTTTTACTCCAATAAGCTCCAGCATGGCATACCAAGATTCTAGTGTCATTTCCAGCAGCCCCGTTAAACCAATGCAGAGGCCTATGGCAACTCACCCAGACAAAACAAAAATTGAATGGATGAATAATGGATACAACACTGGAGTAGGCAACTCTGCAGTTTCTAGCAGTGGTGTTGGTATTCTTCCCAGTTATCAGGAACTGGCAGAGGACCACTTTAGAAAACCACATGCCTTTGCTGTTCCTGGACAAACGATGCAGTCATATCACCATAATACCATGCAGTTACAGTCTAGACATCATGATGCTCAGTTGGGGCGTTTGACTCCAGTTTCACCTGTACAACATCAGGTAACTTCTATGGCTAACGGCAGTAAGCAGGAGGGTTTTGCAGTTCCAGCACCTCTTGACAACAAAGGAATACATTCATTAATCAGTAATTTTAGGTGTCgtagtgtcagtcctgctgttcATCGTCAACGTAATCTTAGTGGAAGTACTCTAACTCCTGTGATGAACTTGCCAAGAACAAGTTTGGCATCTTTTGGAAACCTAGTGACACCTGAAATTCACAACACCTTTGCTAACAATATTTCAAATAACAGTGCCAACAGTATGGCTCAGCGAAGCCAATCTGTCCCTTTGTCTGTTATGATGCAAACACCTTTCCCATCTTACCAGAAACAAACCAACACTAAGAAAATTACAAACGTGTTGTTAAGCAAACTTGATTCAGACAGTGATGATGCTGTCAGAGGTCTGGGAATAAACAACTTGCCCTCCAATTATACAGCAAGGATGAATCTTACTCAGATATTGGAGACAACATCTAGCTGTGCTAGTGCCAACCAGCAACCAATGATTAATTCAAGCTCTTCTATCTTTGAATTCCAGAAGCCTAGTTACCTCCTAAAACACACCAACAATGATCAGTTAGGTTATATTTCTGAGGATAATCAAGCACAAACAGAAGCCAGAGAGCAGTCATTGGATTTCAACAATACAGTCAAAGACTTTCTGGCTGAAGACAGCCTACAACCAAGCCAGCAAATGGTTGGTCAAGTATCATCAGATCTAAATGTTGCCTCTGATTTCTCCAGTGATCTCAGGTTGTCCACTGAGCTTTCAGGCAGCATAAATGATTTGAGCACTTTAGATACAAATCTGCTGTTTGACCCAAGTAAGCAACAGGGACAAGATGTTGATGCTACACTGGAGGAATTGAATGATGAGGCAGTGTTCCAGCAAATCTGTAATGAGTCCATGAACTCCATGCAGTCTTCAGGTTTTGACTGGATGGAAAGTAAAGATCATCCTACAGTTGAAATGTTAGGTTAA
- the rfx7a gene encoding DNA-binding protein RFX7 isoform X1, whose product MAEEQPEPEQQLHKQEGTGALPSLLPGMAESEASALQQKLKNSICKTVQSKVDCILQEVMKFTDLEKLYLYLQLPSGPSNGIKSNPSSLSSSRTQQMHAFNWIRNNLEDHPDTSLPKQEVYDEYKGYCDNLGYNSLSAADFGKIMKNVFPNMKARRLGTRGKSKYCFSGLRKKAFVHMPSLPSLDFHKTGEGQPELVYDCPRIKYKSEGSHSVCHLQSIDEEVRSAACSLVCEWAQKVLIRKFDSVVDLARFLVTSHYIGTKSVAALSLMAGAPSGAKQPSAFMPMTESNSFQPQVKTLLSPSVDAKQQLQRKIQQNTLKKQQEQKLQSPLPGDQQAKKVEGATGTTLGGVTAIPNGSPALLSPQPTIGIVVATVPSPIQMQRSTQMMTSPSPLGSSESKVLPLNVHVVAQHMQSVKQQQKTVQNVPASPHNDRTRPRYHQILPKPASTSTLTLSSPTTVLLASSPIKTVVSGTPHASPLNMVKMTTISLPPNTGASPKPTSANNNIGIADKLKTLRVGSTSCLPAAGSKTRSATSTPTAEVVKSEHEAISGDEKQIQCQENSSHLKDPRRTVGSSPCGQKINSEAIMKMKMSNGKAANEKTAKVCNGQKTEGKKTKNEGKFLHNENLAISVVGNNQNAFSVSSTSNFTCTSINSKSITNTARSHKDSGMCPKSPRKRSPSNSAFEPQVPPVKKAMLLEHAVGSAEHQKASRGTAVMTSPKLSAALPVQSENAPAVTQAPSKITVKLNTMGITRILANPSSDIQVVTLDCPLTTDEQTFQENKTTNLEMSSFSLQGNTNTKLTTNHTDLQHIKKNHQCFPTTEGHQVLNANVIGNSGTIDFHVYDWEPVQCNGLDQQSYDQQMQAQSQLQSSTSVQLQGLNQAQSSNQLVLQDSLLELTPSGTQNNENYFPFDEDLTQDSIVEELVLFEEQMSMSGYGTGLGIPTHSHSTIGHGTVLSSHQAGQFYHPVHSSGTPTPTPTPTPTPNPTPTSEMIGSQTCSSPSSRMAQTTPVDSALGSSRHTPVGTPHSNCSSSVPPSPVECRNPFAFTPISSSMAYQDSSVISSSPVKPMQRPMATHPDKTKIEWMNNGYNTGVGNSAVSSSGVGILPSYQELAEDHFRKPHAFAVPGQTMQSYHHNTMQLQSRHHDAQLGRLTPVSPVQHQVTSMANGSKQEGFAVPAPLDNKGIHSLISNFRCRSVSPAVHRQRNLSGSTLTPVMNLPRTSLASFGNLVTPEIHNTFANNISNNSANSMAQRSQSVPLSVMMQTPFPSYQKQTNTKKITNVLLSKLDSDSDDAVRGLGINNLPSNYTARMNLTQILETTSSCASANQQPMINSSSSIFEFQKPSYLLKHTNNDQLGYISEDNQAQTEAREQSLDFNNTVKDFLAEDSLQPSQQMVGQVSSDLNVASDFSSDLRLSTELSGSINDLSTLDTNLLFDPSKQQGQDVDATLEELNDEAVFQQICNESMNSMQSSGFDWMESKDHPTVEMLG is encoded by the exons CAAGAAGTGATGAAGTTTACAGATCTAGAAAAACTCTACCTCTACCTTCAGTTGCCTTCTGGTCCTAGCAATGGAATCAAAAG TAATCCAAGTTCTTTGTCATCCAGTCGTACCCAGCAAATGCATGCTTTTAACTGGATCCGAAATAATTTGGAGGACCACCCAGATACTTCACTGCCCAAACAAGAAGTCTACGATGAATACAA AGGCTATTGTGACAATCTTGGTTATAACTCTTTAAGTGCAGCTGACTTTGGGAAGATTATGAAGAATGTCTTCCCAAACATGAAAGCCCGACGCCTAGGCACAAGAGGCAAATCaaa ATATTGCTTTAGTGGTCTGAGGAAAAAAGCTTTTGTTCACATGCCATCGTTACCGAGTCTGGATTTTCACAAAACCGGAGAAGGG CAGCCGGAGTTGGTATATGACTGTCCCAGGATCAAGTACAAG TCTGAAGGATCGCACTCTGTATGCCACCTGCAGAGTATTGATGAAGAGGTCAGGTCTGCAGCTTGCAGTCTGGTATGTGAGTGGGCCCAGAAAGTATTAATCCGAAAATTTGATTCAGTGGTCGATCTAGCTCGCTTCCTTGTTACTAGTCACTATATTGGCACTAAGTCTGTTGCTGCGTTGTCGTTGATGGCAGGTGCACCTTCAG GAGCAAAACAGCCTTCTGCTTTTATGCCCATGACTGAAAGCAATTCCTTTCAGCCTCAAGTGAAGACTTTGCTTTCCCCATCAGTCGATGCCAAGCAACAGTTACAACGTAAAATTCAACAGAATACACTGAAGAAACAACAAGAGCAGAAACTCCAATCTCCACTACCAGGGGATCAACAAGCAAAGAAAGTGGAAGGTGCCACAGGTACCACTCTCGGGGGAGTGACCGCCATCCCCAATGGAAGCCCTGCtctgctttctcctcaacctacCATTGGCATTGTGGTGGCAACTGTCCCCAGCCCTATCCAA atgcagagaagcacacagatgATGACGTCACCAAGTCCATTAGGATCATCGGAGAGCAAGGTCCTTCCTTTGAACGTTCATGTTGTTGCGCAACACATGCAGTCAGTCAAACAGCAACAGAAGACTGTCCAGAATGTTCCTGCCAGTCCACATAATGATCGCACAAGACCTCGCTATCATCAAATCTTACCTAAACCAGCCTCAACCAGCACGCTTACCCTCAGCTCCCCAACTACGGTACTTTTGGCCAGTAGTCCAATTAAAACTGTTGTTTCTGGAACACCCCACGCAAGCCCCCTGAATATGGTGAAGATGACAACAATATCTCTCCCTCCTAACACTGGTGCATCTCCCAAACCTACATCAGCAAATAACAACATTGGGATAGCAGACAAATTGAAAACATTGAGAGTAGGCTCAACTTCTTGCCTTCCTGCTGCAGGATCCAAAACACGTAGTGCCACATCTACACCTACTGCTGAGGTTGTTAAATCTGAACATGAGGCAATATCAGGTGATGAAAAGCAGATTCAGTGCCAAGAGAATTCAAGTCACTTAAAGGATCCAAGAAGGACAGTTGGTTCCTCTCCATGCGGACAGAAAATTAATAGTGAAGCTATCATGAAAATGAAGATGTCAAATGGAAAAGCAGCTAATGAGAAGACAGCAAAAGTCTGTAATGGTCAGAAAACTGAAGGAAAAAAGACCAAAAACGAAGGCAAGTTTCTGCATAATGAAAATCTGGCCATTTCAGTTGTGGGAAATAATCAAAATGCTTTTTCTGTTTCCTCCACTTCAAATTTCACTTGTACCAGCATTAATTCAAAATCCATTACTAATACTGCCAGGTCTCATAAAGACAGTGGGATGTGCCCAAAAAGCCCAAGAAAACGCTCTCCCTCTAATTCTGCATTTGAACCACAGGTGCCTCCTGTGAAGAAAGCTATGCTTTTAGAACATGCTGTCGGTAGTGCAGAACACCAGAAGGCCAGTCGTGGCACTGCAGTAATGACATCTCCAAAACTATCTGCAGCTTTACCAGTACAAAGTGAAAACGCACCAGCAGTGACTCAGGCACCCAGTAAAATTACTGTTAAACTGAATACAATGGGAATAACTCGCATATTAGCAAACCCTTCATCCGATATTCAAGTTGTAACCTTAGATTGCCCTCTGACTACTGATGAACAAACCTTTCAGGAAAACAAAACTACAAATTTGGAAATGAGTTCATTCAGTTTGCAAGGAAACACAAATACAAAGCTGACCACCAACCATACAGACCTGCAGCATATCAAAAAGAATCACCAGTGTTTTCCAACTACTGAAGGACATCAGGTTCTAAATGCTAATGTGATCGGGAATTCGGGAACCATTGATTTTCACGTGTATGATTGGGAGCCTGTACAATGTAATGGCTTGGATCAACAGTCTTATGATCAGCAAATGCAGGCTCAAAGCCAGCTGCAGAGTTCTACTTCAGTTCAGCTGCAAGGCCTAAATCAAGCACAGTCATCAAACCAGTTAGTTCTGCAGGATAGTTTGTTGGAGCTCACACCTTCAGGTACACAAAACAATGAAAACTACTTTCCGTTTGATGAAGATCTCACACAGGACAGTATTGTCGAAGAATTAGTATTATTTGAAGAGCAAATGTCTATGAGTGGCTATGGAACTGGTTTGGGAATACCTACTCATAGCCATTCCACAATAGGTCACGGTACAGTGCTGTCATCTCATCAGGCTGGACAATTCTATCATCCAGTCCATAGCAGTggcacaccaacaccaacaccaacacctacCCCGACACCCAATCCAACACCTACATCAGAAATGATTGGCTCTCAAACTTGTTCAAGTCCAAGCTCCAGAATGGCTCAAACAACGCCAGTAGATAGTGCACTTGGCAGCAGCAGACATACACCAGTCGGCACTCCTCATTCGAACTGTAGTAGTAGTGTGCCTCCAAGCCCTGTTGAATGCAGGAATCCATTTGCTTTTACTCCAATAAGCTCCAGCATGGCATACCAAGATTCTAGTGTCATTTCCAGCAGCCCCGTTAAACCAATGCAGAGGCCTATGGCAACTCACCCAGACAAAACAAAAATTGAATGGATGAATAATGGATACAACACTGGAGTAGGCAACTCTGCAGTTTCTAGCAGTGGTGTTGGTATTCTTCCCAGTTATCAGGAACTGGCAGAGGACCACTTTAGAAAACCACATGCCTTTGCTGTTCCTGGACAAACGATGCAGTCATATCACCATAATACCATGCAGTTACAGTCTAGACATCATGATGCTCAGTTGGGGCGTTTGACTCCAGTTTCACCTGTACAACATCAGGTAACTTCTATGGCTAACGGCAGTAAGCAGGAGGGTTTTGCAGTTCCAGCACCTCTTGACAACAAAGGAATACATTCATTAATCAGTAATTTTAGGTGTCgtagtgtcagtcctgctgttcATCGTCAACGTAATCTTAGTGGAAGTACTCTAACTCCTGTGATGAACTTGCCAAGAACAAGTTTGGCATCTTTTGGAAACCTAGTGACACCTGAAATTCACAACACCTTTGCTAACAATATTTCAAATAACAGTGCCAACAGTATGGCTCAGCGAAGCCAATCTGTCCCTTTGTCTGTTATGATGCAAACACCTTTCCCATCTTACCAGAAACAAACCAACACTAAGAAAATTACAAACGTGTTGTTAAGCAAACTTGATTCAGACAGTGATGATGCTGTCAGAGGTCTGGGAATAAACAACTTGCCCTCCAATTATACAGCAAGGATGAATCTTACTCAGATATTGGAGACAACATCTAGCTGTGCTAGTGCCAACCAGCAACCAATGATTAATTCAAGCTCTTCTATCTTTGAATTCCAGAAGCCTAGTTACCTCCTAAAACACACCAACAATGATCAGTTAGGTTATATTTCTGAGGATAATCAAGCACAAACAGAAGCCAGAGAGCAGTCATTGGATTTCAACAATACAGTCAAAGACTTTCTGGCTGAAGACAGCCTACAACCAAGCCAGCAAATGGTTGGTCAAGTATCATCAGATCTAAATGTTGCCTCTGATTTCTCCAGTGATCTCAGGTTGTCCACTGAGCTTTCAGGCAGCATAAATGATTTGAGCACTTTAGATACAAATCTGCTGTTTGACCCAAGTAAGCAACAGGGACAAGATGTTGATGCTACACTGGAGGAATTGAATGATGAGGCAGTGTTCCAGCAAATCTGTAATGAGTCCATGAACTCCATGCAGTCTTCAGGTTTTGACTGGATGGAAAGTAAAGATCATCCTACAGTTGAAATGTTAGGTTAA